In Drosophila miranda strain MSH22 chromosome Y unlocalized genomic scaffold, D.miranda_PacBio2.1 Contig_Y3_pilon, whole genome shotgun sequence, a single window of DNA contains:
- the LOC117194444 gene encoding uncharacterized protein LOC117194444: MNDKINNILRSPTKPPNGVRQRSVYTNNPSPQASLRVGMTGGQLSQRMSNISLSSGTDSVGHMDRGSSSSLASSATVGTNTITSGISKECANYPVGSQSARSYVQLPGIHISNPLQYGPENMQKIDAGKMAHNGKALTGRYNATPTYGFDNEQNYCLNSEQLPSPMPPPPYALARVSSTRNFELENHTPPACPGSGPIAMTNGTIQLLYHATAATRL; encoded by the exons ATGAAcgacaaaatcaacaacatcttgcgctcgcccaccaagccgcccaacggggtgcgccagcgctccgtctacaccaacaacccatcgccg CAAGCAAGCTTGCGTGTCGGCATGACTGGGGGGCAGCTGTCCCAACGCATGAGCAACATCTCGCTGTCCTCCGGCACGGACTCCGTGGGCCACATGGatcgcggcagcagctccagtctcGCTAGCAGCGCCACCGTTGGCACCAACACCATCACCAGCGGCATTTCCAAGGAGTGCGCCAATTACCCCGTCGGCAGTCAGTCGGCCCGTTCATACGTCCAACTTCCGGGCATACACATTTCCAACCCTCTCCAGTACGGGCCAGAGAATATGCAGAAAATAGACGCTGGCAAAATGGCGCACAACGGCAAGGCACTCACAGGGCGCTacaatgccacgcccacctatgGCTTCGACAACGAGCAGAACTACTGCCTG AATTCAGAACAGTTGCCGTCTCCAATGCCCCCTCCACCATACGCCTTGGCACGCGTGAGCAGCACACGCAACTTTGAGCTCGAGAACCACACACCGCCGGCATGTCCCGGCTCTGGACCCATTGCCATGACGAACGGCACCATCCAGTTGCTCTATcacgcaactgcagcaactcGGCTTTGA